In one Drosophila pseudoobscura strain MV-25-SWS-2005 chromosome X, UCI_Dpse_MV25, whole genome shotgun sequence genomic region, the following are encoded:
- the LOC4812175 gene encoding homeobox protein abdominal-A: MGTPHVCFADELPQSEAQSQSQSQKPRRKEKTSNGSNGSNGSLNNNNFNLNHLGGKKSMSELEVCSSPGSSLSVSPVPRFERNLGFFRQLSRRFGLRSQDDLLQSEDDAVAVSAAAAAVAVAAVQQQQQEEDAHSSSTDSCSSGRGLAAHQSRLELMSMSCASSETSSTLDIEEQQEHLQQHQHQQQQQHQRQQLQLKLKQTQTSRASFSRLHRRSTSSLRRAFESLSLTSRSLSCSGPSPPPPPPAAATQTAMPLKSALKSASNVELHQQPATVASKCGSGASCHASAGKGKGKEKEKEKPPPQRILRQPVSYTYLKGMSGLPTQRVPRSSVCCQYARR; the protein is encoded by the coding sequence ATGGGTACCCCTCATGTTTGCTTTGCGGACGAGCTGCCACAGTCGGAGGCACAGtcccagtcacagtcccagAAGCCGAGGCGGAAGGAGAAGACCTCCAATGggagcaacggcagcaacgggagcctgaacaacaacaacttcaaTCTCAACCATTTGGGGGGCAAGAAGTCCATGTCCGAGCTggaggtgtgctcctccccggGCAGCAGCCTCAGTGTGTCGCCCGTGCCACGGTTCGAGCGGAACCTGGGCTTCTTTCGGCAGCTGAGCCGACGCTTCGGCCTGAGGTCGCAGGATGACCTACTTCAGTCGGAGGATGACGCAGTCGCTgtctctgccgccgccgctgcagtggcagttgcagccgtgcagcagcagcagcaggaggaggatgcACACAGTTCATCGACCGACTCATGCTCCTCGGGGCGTGGCCTGGCCGCACACCAGTCGCGGCTCGAGCTGATGTCCATGTCGTGCGCCTCCAGCGAGACGAGCAGCACCCTGGACAttgaggagcagcaggagcacctccagcagcaccagcaccagcagcagcagcagcaccagcgccagcagctccagctgaagctgaagcagaCGCAGACGAGCCGGGCCAGCTTCTCGCGGCTGCATCGCCGCTCCACATCCTCGCTGCGCCGGGCCTTCGAGAGCCTCTCGCTGACCTCACGCTCGCTCTCGTGCAGCGgcccgtcgccgccgccgccacccccGGCGGCCGCCACCCAAACGGCAATGCCCCTGAAGTCGGCTCTCAAGTCCGCCTCGAATGTGGAGCTGCACCAGCAGCCTGCGACAGTCGCCTCCAAGTGCGGCAGTGGCGCCTCCTGCCATGCCTCAGCGGGCAAGGGGAAGggaaaggagaaggagaaggagaagccgccgccgcagaGGATTCTGCGGCAGCCCGTCTCCTACACATATCTGAAGGGCATGTCCGGCCTGCCCACCCAGCGGGTGCCCCGCAGCTCTGTCTGCTGTCAGTATGCGAGGCGTTAG
- the LOC4812610 gene encoding dentin sialophosphoprotein produces the protein MDTHSPKNGSKSSSSGSSAASSSMDLGSGKQRHQRGQKKLSRSRSLLQLLSRHLGKHFHHHSHHPQHETVYSSQDDIRSSSTDSFSLSYERGSHECSGGMSTNLNMNMNMNMNGGSSQDLDQDHDQEHTSRASPVSGYSRYSPTGLDYYDNQGHIYVEAVFRPGSALEQLHPQMHPHYDEDCSEGSNSSSSSNEGEGDGDNDNDNDGDNEREDENENDNENDNENESRKPRSASAASASASKSHGLHLSRISISSSVSRMLQHFSSSAATTANASLRSLSCSSTPLHRQLKKKSLSPHNSNSSSSSSSHSSNSHSNSNSSSKSNSGSGSGSGSGSSSKKDKKQQSILRPPVQYVHMKGMSGLYSRVPSYAVCCPYTLHHMY, from the coding sequence ATGGATACCCATTCTCCCAAAAACGGCTCCAAGTCGAGCTCCAGCGGCAGCTCGGCGGCCAGCTCCTCGATGGATCTGGGCAGCGGCAAGCAGCGCCACCAGCGCGGCCAGAAGAAGCTCTCCCGCAGCAGGAgtctgctgcagttgctcaGCAGGCACCTGGGCAAGCATTTCCACCACCACTCGCACCATCCGCAGCACGAGACGGTCTACAGCAGCCAGGACGACATCCGCAGCAGCTCCACGGACTCCTTCAGCCTGAGCTACGAGCGCGGCTCCCACGAGTGCAGCGGCGGCATGTCCACGAATCTGAATATGAACATGAACATGAACATGAACGGGGGCTCCAGCCAGGACCTGGATCAGGATCATGATCAGGAGCACACCTCGAGGGCCTCTCCGGTGTCGGGATACTCGCGGTACTCGCCCACGGGCCTCGACTACTACGACAACCAGGGGCACATCTACGTGGAAGCCGTCTTCCGACCGGGCAGCGCCCTGGAGCAGCTGCATCCCCAGATGCATCCCCACTACGACGAGGACTGCAGCgagggcagcaacagcagcagcagcagcaacgaggGAGAGGGCGAtggcgacaacgacaacgacaacgacggcgACAATGAGCGCGAGgatgagaacgagaacgataatGAGAACGATAATGAGAATGAGAGCAGGAAGCCGAGATCCGCTTCGGCGGCATCCGCTTCCGCTTCCAAATCGCACGGACTCCATCTCAGCCGGATCTCGATTTCGTCGTCGGTCAGCCGGATGCTCCAGCACTTCTCCAGCTCGGCGGCCACCACCGCCAACGCCTCGCTGCGCTCCCTCTCCTGCAGCAGCACGCCCCTGCACCGACAGCTGAAGAAGAAGTCCCTGTCGCCCCACaactccaacagcagcagcagcagcagcagccactccagcaacagccacagcaacagcaactccagctccaagtcgaactccggctccggctccggctctggctctggctcctccTCGAAGAAGGACAAGAAGCAGCAGAGCATCCTGCGGCCACCAGTGCAGTATGTCCACATGAAGGGCATGTCGGGGCTCTACTCGAGGGTTCCCAGCTATGCGGTCTGCTGTCCCTACACCCTCCATCACATGTACTAA
- the LOC6900003 gene encoding uncharacterized protein isoform X2, protein MRIYSYLWQLMLVLIASICVKAKPLVSFGVSYQQPQPYVGPGPGAYYNSYYGGPGPYQSGYGYYSSSNHYYGSSPGASYPYRYPYAAGHRYGALDVGIGALSLTPFLL, encoded by the exons ATGCGCATTTACTCGTATCTTTGG cagctaatgcTGGTGCTGATTGCCAGCATCTGCGTCAAGGCCAAGCCGCTGGTCTCCTTCGGCGTCAGCtaccagcagccgcagccctACGTGGGACCGGGACCAGGAGCCTACTACAACAGCTACTACGGCGGCCCAGGACCCTATCAGAGTGGCTACGGCTACTACTCCAGCTCCAACCACTACTACGGCAGCAGTCCGGGGGCATCCTATCCGTATCGGTATCCCTATGCCGCCGGACACCGCTACGGGGCCCTCGATGTGGGCATCGGCGCCCTGTCGCTAACCCCGTTCCTCCTCTGA
- the LOC6900003 gene encoding uncharacterized protein isoform X1, whose product MRIYSYLWQQLMLVLIASICVKAKPLVSFGVSYQQPQPYVGPGPGAYYNSYYGGPGPYQSGYGYYSSSNHYYGSSPGASYPYRYPYAAGHRYGALDVGIGALSLTPFLL is encoded by the exons ATGCGCATTTACTCGTATCTTTGG cagcagctaatgcTGGTGCTGATTGCCAGCATCTGCGTCAAGGCCAAGCCGCTGGTCTCCTTCGGCGTCAGCtaccagcagccgcagccctACGTGGGACCGGGACCAGGAGCCTACTACAACAGCTACTACGGCGGCCCAGGACCCTATCAGAGTGGCTACGGCTACTACTCCAGCTCCAACCACTACTACGGCAGCAGTCCGGGGGCATCCTATCCGTATCGGTATCCCTATGCCGCCGGACACCGCTACGGGGCCCTCGATGTGGGCATCGGCGCCCTGTCGCTAACCCCGTTCCTCCTCTGA
- the LOC6900004 gene encoding uncharacterized protein: MKLLIFACLLGLALGHEVYTYYTPSYGYYPSTYARAAGVLPLAYSRLVAPAAGAAESHLYHSVATPNSFQQQYRSDYKPLTYEYHLY; the protein is encoded by the exons ATGAAGCTG CTGATTTTTGCCTGTCTACTGGGTCTGGCCCTCGGCCACGAGGTCTACACCTACTATACCCCATCGTACGGGTACTACCCGTCGACCTATGCCCGGGCTGCGGGTGTCCTGCCGCTGGCCTATTCCCGCCTGGTGGCTCCGGCCGCCGGCGCTGCCGAATCGCATCTGTACCACAGCGTGGCGACTCCCAACTCCTTCCAGCAGCAGTACCGCAGCGACTACAAGCCCCTGACCTATGAGTATCACCTCTATTGa
- the LOC4812018 gene encoding uncharacterized protein, producing the protein MFKLFVFLTLCLAFACAAPGLLHSSSVPILTSSYHSLPSVRVIGSPIWTHSHSPSLSLSHSHSHSIVRPLSYGYGHGYGWI; encoded by the exons ATGTTCAAACTG TTCGTTTTCCTGACGCTCTGCCTGGCCTTCGCCTGCGCCGCTCCGGGTCTGCTGCACTCGTCCTCGGTGCCCATCCTGACCAGCTCGTACCACAGCCTGCCCTCGGTGCGAGTGATCGGCAGCCCCATTTGGacccactcgcactccccgtcgctctcgctctcccactcgcactcgcacagCATTGTGCGGCCCCTGAGCTACGGCTACGGCCATGGCTATGGCTGGATCTGA
- the LOC4812380 gene encoding uncharacterized protein, with protein MWCLLWIFLALLESGVLSQPLSVLFSGDFGRSLDADRETEDLLFFEHPAKAYSSDDLFGDVQKFVIGVHQFVQHPSSSLNSALNQLQANAKKNHKKQKHPLFGGQKVVLDPPGSVSFNLGWSLNFQLTNSIAITRTYSYTRH; from the exons ATGTGGTGT TTGCTGTGGATATTTCTGGCTCTGCTGGAGTCGGGCGTGCTCAGTCAGCCCCTGTCGGTGCTCTTCTCCGGGGACTTTGGCAGGAGCTTGGATGCCGATCGGGAGACAGAAGACCTGCTCTTCTTCGAACATCCTGCCAAGGCGTACTCCTCCGATGATCTTTTTGGGGATGTGCAGAAATTTGTCATTGGCGTCCATCAGTTTGTCCAGCATCCCTCGTCCTCACTGAACAGTGCCCTCAATCAGCTGCAGGCGAATGCGAAAAAGAACcacaagaagcagaagcacCCTCTGTTCGGAGGCCAGAAAGTGGTCCTCGATCCCCCTGGCAGTGTTTCGTTCAATTTGGGATGGTCCCTCAACTTTCAGCTGACGAACAGCATTGCCATCACgcgtacatactcgtacactcgtcactga
- the LOC6900005 gene encoding cuticle protein 16.5 produces MFKLVAAVVLALIACAAAKPGIVAPVAYSAPYVAASPYVAASPYVASPYVASPYVASPYTAAYASPYTAAYTAAAYASPYAAAYAAPYAAAAAYTAPLLLKK; encoded by the coding sequence ATGTTCAAGCTCGTCGCCGCCGTTGTCCTCGCTCTGATTGCCTGCGCTGCCGCCAAGCCCGGCATCGTGGCTCCTGTGGCCTACTCCGCCCCCTACGTGGCTGCCTCTCCCTACGTGGCGGCGTCCCCGTATGTGGCGTCCCCGTATGTGGCATCTCCCTACGTCGCCTCTCCGTACACGGCCGCCTACGCTTCTCCGTACACCGCTGCCTACACCGCTGCTGCCTACGCCTCCCCCTACGCTGCCGCCTACGCAGCCCCCTATGCCGCAGCTGCCGCCTACACCGCCCCCCTGCTGCTGAAGAAGTAG
- the LOC4812038 gene encoding leucine-rich repeat-containing G-protein coupled receptor 5, with amino-acid sequence MTKMMMEDILVVSRKMGIAWGILFVASAAAGVARAGDINLRCDEFDPMIYMDVNEAFCTVTGFMVTHSQNVVIKNVPPGNMVKFIKFYESTLLYMPFHLFETFPHLKTLDVSNTNILELTRNTFSAASNLTYLNLSYNNLTSIQTSVFIGANSLMRLDLSYNEIASLSVNAFNGLQIINKLLLTGNRLRELHDEIFMDNEFLENVSFEGNFLTYIRPEVFSGMRRIKEVNLSNNQLVRIHPDTFAEAASLESLMLSFNQLKDFQLTGKSIVHQLHLDHNQLTNLTINATRFVRASHNAISQLILHQSLQLETLELSANRLQSIANITNLTSLHYLDLSDNPIGQLNVSTFAQLKRLRSLNLRGNGIRELKFGMFSKQKYLEELDLSFNNMTSLNLDMFVPYLANIKKFLVDGNALTELQGNRTFDDAFPMLQKLGVSRNRFNCSYLHRLLIPPSLPESVVLNIEPDNSLEETPHIRDVSCISQSQMAVNASFGAEETVLYMHIQALSKQLELVGAHSQNLELHLAFMKVFAYILGGLVLVALIALVAVKYLKARRSGRHNRSSIVFHSSATMDTNLGM; translated from the coding sequence ATGACGAAGATGATGATGGAGGATATTCTGGTGGTGTCTCGAAAGATGGGGATCGCATGGGGGATCCTGTTCGTGGCGTCGGCGGCTGCCGGGGTGGCCAGGGCCGGGGACATCAATCTGCGATGCGACGAGTTCGATCCGATGATCTACATGGACGTGAACGAGGCCTTCTGCACGGTGACGGGCTTCATGGTCACCCACAGCCAGAATGTGGTGATAAAGAACGTGCCGCCCGGGAACATGGTCAAGTTCATCAAGTTCTACGAGTCGACGCTGCTCTACATGCCCTTCCACTTGTTCGAGACCTTTCCCCATCTGAAGACCCTCGACGTGTCGAACACGAACATCCTGGAGCTCACGCGGAACACCTTCAGTGCGGCCAGCAATCTGACGTATCTGAACCTGAGCTACAACAACCTCACGTCCATCCAGACGTCGGTGTTCATTGGGGCCAACTCGCTGATGAGGCTCGATCTGTCCTACAACGAAATCGCCTCCCTGAGCGTGAACGCCTTCAATGGGCTGCAGATCATCAATAAGCTGCTGCTCACGGGCAACCGACTGCGGGAGCTGCACGACGAGATCTTCATGGACAACGAGTTCCTCGAGAATGTCTCGTTCGAGGGGAACTTCCTCACCTACATCCGGCCGGAGGTGTTCAGCGGGATGCGGCGCATCAAGGAGGTGAATCTGTCCAACAACCAGCTGGTGCGCATCCATCCGGACACGTTCGCAGAGGCCGCCAGCCTGGAGAGCCTCATGCTGTCGTTCAACCAGCTGAAGGACTTCCAGCTGACCGGCAAGAGCATCGTCCACCAGCTGCATCTGGACCACAACCAGCTGACGAACCTCACCATCAACGCCACCCGCTTCGTGCGGGCCAGCCACAACGCCATCTCGCAGCTGATCCTGCACCAGTCGCTGCAGCTGGAGACCCTCGAGCTGAGCGCCAACCGCCTGCAGAGCATCGCCAACATCACGAATCTGACGTCCCTGCACTACCTGGACCTCTCCGACAACCCCATCGGACAGCTGAACGTCAGCACCTTTGCCCAACTGAAGCGACTCCGCAGCCTCAATCTGCGCGGCAACGGCATTCGAGAGCTCAAGTTCGGGATGTTCTCCAAGCAGAAGTACCTCGAGGAACTCGACCTCTCGTTCAATAACATGACCAGCCTCAATCTGGACATGTTCGTGCCGTATCTGGCCAACATCAAGAAGTTCCTGGTGGACGGCAACGCGCTGACCGAGCTGCAGGGCAATCGCACCTTCGACGACGCCTTCCCGATGCTCCAGAAGCTGGGCGTCTCCCGGAACCGGTTCAACTGCTCCTATCTGCACCGCCTGCTCATCCCGCCCTCGCTGCCCGAGTCGGTGGTGCTCAACATCGAGCCGGACAACAGTCTCGAGGAGACCCCGCACATCCGCGACGTCTCCTGCATCAGCCAGTCGCAGATGGCGGTCAACGCCTCCTTCGGCGCCGAGGAAACAGTCCTCTACATGCACATCCAGGCGCTGTCcaagcagctggagctggtgggAGCCCACTCCCAGAATCTGGAACTGCATCTGGCCTTCATGAAGGTCTTCGCCTACATCCTCGGGGGCCTCGTCCTCGTGGCTCTGATCGCCTTGGTCGCCGTCAAGTATCTGAAGGCTCGTCGCTCTGGACGCCACAATCGCAGCAGCATTGTCTTCCATTCGAGTGCCACAATGGACACCAACCTGGGGATGTGA
- the LOC6900007 gene encoding vitelline membrane protein Vm26Ab produces the protein MFKLSALVVLVAAIACSVAEAKPAVVVGAAVPAGVVTATSSQYVARNFNGVAAAPIVAPVAAAYTAPVAAAYTAPVAAAYSAPVAAAYTAPVAAAYSAPVAAAYSAPVAAAYSAYPYASYPYAAGYTTVL, from the exons ATGTTCAAGCTG tccgctctcgttgTCCTCGTGGCTGCCATCGCCTGCAGTGTGGCGGAGGCCAAGCCTGCCGTTGTGGTGGGTGCCGCTGTGCCCGCGGGTGTGGTGACTGCCACCAGCTCCCAGTATGTGGCACGTAACTTCAACGGAGTCGCCGCTGCCCCAATTGTCGCCCCAGTGGCTGCCGCATACACTGCCCCAGTGGCTGCAGCCTACACCGCTCCAGTGGCTGCTGCCTACTCCGctcctgtggctgctgcctaCACTGCCCCAGTGGCCGCTGCCTACTCCGCTCCTGTGGCCGCTGCCTACTCCGCTCCAGTGGCCGCTGCCTACTCCGCCTATCCCTATGCCAGCTATCCTTATGCCGCTGGCTACACCACCGTTTTGTAA
- the LOC6900008 gene encoding neural Wiskott-Aldrich syndrome protein, translated as MYRYRKLVPLLLLLHVSAASAGQIRDAAEEVDVPPAHRAAPPPQTAAAAAPPPGPPGPPGPPGPPGVGVPPPSYPLFYQAAWLPFGRYSGSIPLVAAPLVALTGAPTP; from the exons ATGTACAGATACAGGAAATTA gtgcctctgctgctgctgctccatgtGAGTGCTGCCTCCGCGGGACAGATACGGGATGCTGCCGAGGAGGTGGATGTCCCGCCTGCCCATCGGGCTGCCCCGCCGCCAcagactgctgctgctgctgcaccgcCACCGGGCCCCCCGGGACCGCCAGGACCCCCAGGACCCCCAGGTGTGGGTGTGCCGCCGCCCAGCTATCCCTTGTTCTACCAAGCTGCGTGGCTGCCATTCGGACGCTACAGCGGCTCTATACCCCTCGTGGCAGCACCACTTGTGGCACTCACTGGTGCCCCAACACCATGA
- the LOC6900009 gene encoding uncharacterized protein isoform X1 has protein sequence MDSIGDDSLFQARTRVPVRFVYCFSSRVSQKRNQKCHSKDSPWSAFVSYLYGYTGITFAFAAVSADLLLYKFRCRVAADISLLPENQPTTTTSNQQHVQILRSVPLRRRGLCGGQARGDCPTGVQRLLLPPGGRLPLLVCLHRRLHSPRLRRLLRLLRVSLCVRLLRIPLCRLLPLIRDWPLEKHNLDTGPPHQPPNNMDTPICTCNHLQPPATTAPPPPPAHLCTAPPSALSFFFLSLPKHTAGS, from the exons ATGGATTCGATCGGAGATGATTCGCTATTCCAGGCACGAACTCGAGTGCCTGTTCgatttgtttattgtttttcgtCACGCGTCTCTcagaaacgaaaccaaaagtGCCACAGCAAAGATTCTCCTTGGTCCGCCTTCGTATCGTATCTGTACGGCTATACGG GGATCACCTTCGCTTTTGCTGCTGTATCTGCGGATCTGCTGCTATATAAATTCCGATGCCGGGTAGCAGCAGATATCAGTCTACTGCCTGAgaaccaaccaacaacaacaaccagcaaccagcaacatGTTCAAATTC TTCGCTCTGTGCCTCTTCGCCGTCGTGGCCTGTGTGGCGGCCAAGCCCGCGGTGATTGCCCCACTGGCGTACAGCGCCTACTCCTCCCCCCTGGTGGCCGCCTCCCCCTACTCGTCTGCCTACACCGCCGCCTACACAGCCCCCGCCTACGCCGCCTACTCCGCCTACTCCGCGTATCCCTATGCGTCCGCCTACTCCGCATACCCCTATGCCGCCTACTACCGCTAATCAGGGACTGGCCATTGGAAAAGCATAATCTGGACACTGGACCCCCCCACCAACCCCCCAACAATATGGATACTCCTATCTGCACCTGCAACCACCTGCAACCACCTGCAACCACTgcaccacctccaccacctGCACATCTCTGCACTGCACCGCCTTCAGCCCTCTCGTTCTTCTTCCTTTCGCTCCCCAAACACACTGCTGGAAGCTGA
- the LOC6900009 gene encoding uncharacterized protein isoform X2: MFKFFALCLFAVVACVAAKPAVIAPLAYSAYSSPLVAASPYSSAYTAAYTAPAYAAYSAYSAYPYASAYSAYPYAAYYR, translated from the exons atGTTCAAATTC TTCGCTCTGTGCCTCTTCGCCGTCGTGGCCTGTGTGGCGGCCAAGCCCGCGGTGATTGCCCCACTGGCGTACAGCGCCTACTCCTCCCCCCTGGTGGCCGCCTCCCCCTACTCGTCTGCCTACACCGCCGCCTACACAGCCCCCGCCTACGCCGCCTACTCCGCCTACTCCGCGTATCCCTATGCGTCCGCCTACTCCGCATACCCCTATGCCGCCTACTACCGCTAA
- the LOC6900010 gene encoding cuticle protein 8 translates to MMKFFALVLCALFAAAAASPGLLAYNAAYSAPLAYSSPLAYTAPVAYSSPVAYTAAYAPYVAPYASSVSAHTVAHSAAFPAVYAAAPVAAVLKK, encoded by the exons ATGATGAAATTC TTCGCCCTCGTCCTGTGCGCTCTGttcgccgctgctgctgccagtccCGGACTCCTGGCCTACAACGCCGCCTACTCCGCCCCGCTGGCCTACTCCTCGCCGTTGGCCTACACCGCCCCCGTGGCCTACTCCTCCCCTGTGGCCTACACCGCCGCGTACGCCCCCTATGTGGCTCCCTATGCCAGCAGCGTGAGCGCCCACACCGTGGCCCACAGCGCCGCCTTCCCGGCTGTCTATGCCGCAGCTCCAGTGGCCGCTGTCCTGAAGAAGTAG